The genomic region TGTTTGCCTTCGACCGGATCAACTGGGCAGTGGTGGCCATCATCGCTGTCAGTTCCCTCATCGGCGGCCTCGTTGGCGCCAAAGTGGGCCGCAGACTGTCCCCGCCCGTACTGCGCGGCGTCATCTTTGCCCTCGGCCTGGTGGCGCTCGGCTTCCTGGTCGCGAACCTGCTCAAATGATTACTGAAATGACTGGCCGGTGACTTTCCACTATCTCGAGTCTGCCGCGGATCCGCGCGTCGCCGACTACACCCAGCTGACGGACGTGCACCTCCGGAAACTCCGCGAACCCGCCGAGGGCATGTACATCGCCGAATCCTCCCGGGTACTCCGGCGCGCCCTCGCAGCCGGGCACCGGCCGCGGTCCTTTTTCCTCGCCGAGAAATGGCTTCCGGACCTTGCGGACATCTTCGAGCAGTACCCTGACGTTCCCGCGTACATCGGCAGCGCCGGCCTCCTGGAGGAAATCACCGGGTTCCACCTGCACCGCGGGGCCATGGCAGCCATGCACCGCCCGGCGCCGGTCCCGCTGCCGGAACTGCTGGCAGGCGCCCGGCGCGTGGCAGTCCTCGAGGACATCGTGGACCACACCAACGTGGGGGCAATCTTCCGGTCGGCTGCGGCGCTCGACGTCGACGCCGTCCTGGTCTCACCCCGCTGTGGCGATCCGCTGTACCGCCGCAGCGTCCGCGTCAGCATGGGCACCGTCTTCCAGGTGCCGTGGGCCAGGCTGGACAGCTGGCCGCAGGACCTGACCCTCCTCAAGGAGCAGGGGTTCACGGTGGCAGCCATGGAGCTCACCGACGACGCCGTGGACCTGGACGAGCTGGCAGCAAGAAACCCCGAGCGGCTCGCCCTGGTGCTGGGTACGGAAGGTGCCGGCATGAGCGCGGACACGCTTGCCGCCGTCGACCTCGCCGTCAAGATCCCGATGCGCGCGGGCGTGGACTCACTCAACGTGGCGGCGGCGTCCGCCGTCGCATTCTGGGAGCTGCGGCCGCGGGCCTGAGCACGCGGAGCGGCGGGTTCGTTAGATCCTCCACCATCCGCTATGATTGATAGCTGGTTCCACTGTGTTTTTCGCTGGCCTTTTGGCCGGCCGAAGCACGGATGGAAGCCATCCCATTCATACCTGGCAACTGGCAAAATCCAGCTGCGTGAACAAAAGGTCCCATTATGAAGTCTGATATCCACCCGAAGTACGAAGCTGTTGTTTTCAACGACCTGGCCTCCGGCACGAAGTTCCTGACCCGCTCCACCGTGTCTTCCTCGAAGACCATCGAGTGGGAAGACGGCAACACCTACCCGGTCATCGACGTCGAAATCTCCTCCGAGTCCCACCCGTTCTACACGGGCAAGCAGCGCATCATGGACTCCGCTGGCCGCGTCGAGCGCTTCAACGCTCGCTTCAAGGGCTTCGGCGGCAAGAAGTAAGTCACTTCTCCCCAAGGTTCTTTGTAAAGCCCGCACCGGCAACGGTGCGGGCTTTTCGCGTTTGTGGGGCAGGATGGAAGGCATGACTGCCACGCCAATATCTGCAAGGGGAGAAGCGGCCGCGGGGCTGCACGGTGAGTACAAGGTCCCGGGCGGCAAGCTCGTGGTGGTGGACCTCGATGTCGAGGACGGCGTCTTGGCGGACGTTTCCGTCAGCGGCGACTTCTTCCTCGAACCTGATGAGGCCCTCCTGGCCATCAACGGCGCCTTGGGAGGCCTGCCGGAAAGTTCGACGGCGGCCGACATCGCCGCCGCTGTGGAGGCTTCACTCCCGGAGGACGCGGTGCTGTTCGGGTTCTCGGCCGACGCCGTGGCCATCGCCGTCCGCAGGGCGCTGGCCAAGGCCACCGCATGGACGGACCATCACTGGAACATCATCGTACCCAGCGTGCTGCCCACCCACCTCAATGTGGCGCTGGACGAGGTGCTCACCGAGGAGGTCGGCGCCGGCCGCCGCAACCCCACCATTCGCTTCTGGGACTGGGAGGAACCGTCGGTGGTGATCGGCAGCTTCCAGTCCTACCGCAATGAGGTACATCCCGAGGGCGTGTCCCGGCACGGCATTACCGTGGTCCGGCGCATCAGCGGCGGAGGAGCGATGTTCATGGAGGCGGGCAACTGCATCACGTACTCGCTCTACCTGCCGCAGACCCTCGTGGACGGCATCAGCTTCGCCGACTCCTACGCGTTCCTCGACGCGTGGGTCATGGCCGCCCTGAAGAAGCTCGGCATCGACGCCTTCTACGTCCCGCTCAACGACATCGCCACCGGCCAGGGCAAGATCGGCGGGGCGGCCCAGAAGCGGCTGGCCAACGGCGGCATGCTCCACCATGTGACCATGAGCTACGACATCGACGCCGACAAGATGGTGGACGTGCTCCGCATCGGCAAGGAAAAGCTCTCGGACAAGGGAACCACCAGCGCCAAGAAACGCGTGGACCCGCTGCGCCGCCAGACAGGCCTGGCCCGGGCCGAGATCGTGGCGGCCATGATGGAAGTGTTCACCGAACGCTACGGGGCCACTCCGTCGGAGATCACGGCGCTGGAACTGGAAACCGCCCGTGAACGTGTCGCATCAAAGTTCGGCACGGACGCGTGGCTGCACCGGGTGCCTTAACATCCGGCCGAGAGAGCCTGGGCGGCCAGCGAACGATGCAGGTGGCTGCGCTGTTCGATGATGATCCGGCGCAGGGCACGCGGGGCGTCCGCGTGTTCTGAGAGCCAGTGGTCGGTGCGTGCCAGCACGGGATGGTCCTCCGGGTTCCCGGCCGGGCCCAGGTCCCGGACCCCGGGGTAGAGCCCGCGGACGATCCGGCTCGCGATTTCGATGCTCCGCTCCGCCCACACCTTTTGCAGGCATTCGAAGTAGGGCTCCACAAACGGGTCCAGGAGTTCTTCGGAGGCTGTGTTGAACCCTGCGATCGTCGCGCTGAGCAGCTGGTTGGAGAGCCCCGTCCCGCGGACCGCTGCTTCCCAGGCCGCGGCCTTGACCGCCGCCTCAGGCCTGGCCGCCAGCGCCGTGGCATGGCCTGCCCGTCCCGAGGCCGTGGTGTCCCTGGCCAGCTCGGCGTCGAGCTCCTGGTCCGTGGCCAGGCCCCGGGCCGCCAGCGCGTGCCACAGGCTCCAGCGGAGCTCCGCGTCCACGGCCAGCCCGGGCACCCGCTCGCTGCCATCCAGCAGCCCGCGGAGCAGCGCCGCCTGGCTGCCCTCGGTCCGGCTGACCGTGGCGAGGGTCCTGGCCCAGGAAAGCTGCTGGTCGGAACCGGGCTCCGCCGCGTACAGTTCCCGTGCCGCGCCCTCGGCAAAGGACTTCCGCAGGCCCTCGCGTTCCGTGGCCGGCACGTACTGTTCAAGGGCCATGGTGGCGTTGCCCAGGATGTTCACCAGCACGCCGATCCCGGACTCGGCGGAAGCAAACCGGAGAACGGCGTCCACGTACTGTGAAGCGGGCACAATGCCGTCCCGGGCCGAGTTCCACAGCGCGGACCAGCACAGGGCGCGGGCCATGGGATCGCTGATCCGGTCCAGTGAGGCGCGCACGGTGGCCTCGGAAACGGGGTCCAGCCGGACCTTGGCATAGCTGAGGTCCTCGTCATTGACCAGGAGCAGCGCCGGGCGGGCCTTCCCGGACAGGGCCGTGATTTGCTCGGCCCCGCCGGCCAGGTCGGTCTCCACGGAATCAGTCCGGACCAGCATGCCGGCAGCGTCGAAGTTGTACAGCCCGATGCGCAGCCGGTGCGGGCGTGGCTCCTGCTGCCCGGTGACGGGATCGGGGGCGTCCTGCAGCAGCGTGACCCGCTCGAGAATGGCCGTGCGGTCAGCCGTTTCAGCTGTCTCCAGTTCGGCGCTCAGCGTTGAGATGCCGGACGTCCGGAGCCACTGCCTAGCCCAGGTGGTGAGGTCCCGTCCCGAGGAACCGGCCAGGGCGCCGAGCAGGTCCGCCAGCGTGGTGTTGCCGTACTCGTGGTCCCTGAAGTACTGCCGGGACCCGGCAATGAAGGCGTCGAAGCCGACGTACGCCACGAGCTGTTTGAGGACGGAGGCGCCCTTCGCGTACGTGATGCCGTCGAAGTTCTGCTTGGCCGCCTCGAGGTCCGGGATGTCTGCGACGATGGGGTGGGTGGTGGGCAGCTGGTCCTGGACGTAGGCCCAGGCCTTGCGATTGTTCGCGAAGTTGACCCAGGCTGTGTCCCAGTCCGTCGCGCGGTCCACGCCGAGGGTGCCCATGTAGTCCGCGAAGGATTCCTTCAGCCACAGGTCGTCCCACCAGTGCATGGTCACGAGGTCGCCGAACCACATGTGCGCCATCTCATGCAGCAGGGTGTTGGCCCGGCCCTGGTACTGGGAATCGGCGGCCCGCGAAGTGAACACGTAGTTTTCCGTGAAGGTGACCAGGCCGGGGTTTTCCATCGCGCCCAGGTTGTATTCGGGCACGAACGCCTGGTCGTACTTGCCCCACGGATAGGGGTAGTCAAACAGTTGGTTGAAGAATTCCAGTCCCTGCTTGGTGAGCCTGAACAGCTCGGCGGCATCGAACGAGGGCGCCATGGAGGCCCGGCAGTAAAGTGCCAGCGGCACGTCAAGGCGGGTCCCGCCGTCGTCCGTCCTGCTCCAGTGGTCCTCGGCCTTGAAGTAGGGCCCGGCCAGCACCGAGGTGATGTAGGTGGACATGGGCAGGGTGGGAGCGAAGTCCCAGCGGGCCGCGGCGGAGTCCTCCGCCAAAGGAAGGCGCGCTGCCTCGGCGCCGTTGGAGGCCACCTCCCAGCCGGCCGGGGCGGTGACGGAGAAGGTGAACCGGGCCTTGAGGTCGGGCTGTTCGAAGTTCGCGAAGACCCGGCGGGCATCGGCCGGCTCGTACTGGGTGTAGAGGTAGCACTGGCCGTCGGCCGGGTCGAAGAACCGGTGCATGCCCTCGCCCGAGCTGCTGTAGAGGGCAGTTCCGGTGACCGTCACCTTGTTCTCGGCCTGCAGGTTGTCCAACCGGATCCGTGCGCCGTCCACCACGTCAGGGACGGGCAGCTCGACGCCGTTGAGGACCACGCTGCGCACGTCCCCGGCGATGAAGTCCAGGAAGGTGGATGCTCCCGGCTTCGCTGCCGAGAAGGCGATGGTGCTGCGGCTGGTGTACCCCGCGGCCTCGGGATCCCGTGCGCTGCGGACGTCGAGCGAGACGTCGTAGCTGTGGGTGGTGATCAGGGCGGACCGCTCTGCCGCTTCGCTGCGCTGGAGATTCTGGTTCGGCACCCAGCCATTGAACCACGTGCGCTATTGAACCACGCGGCCACTGAACCACGCCCTCTGAACCACGGGGGCTATTGAACCATCAGCAGCGCGGCGGCCAGCCCAAGGACCGCGATCAGCAGCCACGCCGCGAGGGCGGCCAGCACGGCGCGCGCCCCGGTGTGCAGCAGGGTGCGGATACGGACCGCCGATCCGAGCCCAAACAGGGCAGCGCCCAGCAGCACGTCCTGCAGACCGGCCGCTGCCTCCAGCCACCCGGCGGAGAGCCAGCCGCTGGAGCGCAGCGCCACCGTGACGATGAATCCGACGGCGAACAGCGGAACAAGCGGAGGCTTGCCCGCGGCAGGGCCGCCGGCCC from Arthrobacter globiformis harbors:
- a CDS encoding TrmH family RNA methyltransferase, yielding MTFHYLESAADPRVADYTQLTDVHLRKLREPAEGMYIAESSRVLRRALAAGHRPRSFFLAEKWLPDLADIFEQYPDVPAYIGSAGLLEEITGFHLHRGAMAAMHRPAPVPLPELLAGARRVAVLEDIVDHTNVGAIFRSAAALDVDAVLVSPRCGDPLYRRSVRVSMGTVFQVPWARLDSWPQDLTLLKEQGFTVAAMELTDDAVDLDELAARNPERLALVLGTEGAGMSADTLAAVDLAVKIPMRAGVDSLNVAAASAVAFWELRPRA
- a CDS encoding type B 50S ribosomal protein L31, with product MKSDIHPKYEAVVFNDLASGTKFLTRSTVSSSKTIEWEDGNTYPVIDVEISSESHPFYTGKQRIMDSAGRVERFNARFKGFGGKK
- a CDS encoding lipoate--protein ligase family protein, whose protein sequence is MTATPISARGEAAAGLHGEYKVPGGKLVVVDLDVEDGVLADVSVSGDFFLEPDEALLAINGALGGLPESSTAADIAAAVEASLPEDAVLFGFSADAVAIAVRRALAKATAWTDHHWNIIVPSVLPTHLNVALDEVLTEEVGAGRRNPTIRFWDWEEPSVVIGSFQSYRNEVHPEGVSRHGITVVRRISGGGAMFMEAGNCITYSLYLPQTLVDGISFADSYAFLDAWVMAALKKLGIDAFYVPLNDIATGQGKIGGAAQKRLANGGMLHHVTMSYDIDADKMVDVLRIGKEKLSDKGTTSAKKRVDPLRRQTGLARAEIVAAMMEVFTERYGATPSEITALELETARERVASKFGTDAWLHRVP
- the pepN gene encoding aminopeptidase N, which encodes MPNQNLQRSEAAERSALITTHSYDVSLDVRSARDPEAAGYTSRSTIAFSAAKPGASTFLDFIAGDVRSVVLNGVELPVPDVVDGARIRLDNLQAENKVTVTGTALYSSSGEGMHRFFDPADGQCYLYTQYEPADARRVFANFEQPDLKARFTFSVTAPAGWEVASNGAEAARLPLAEDSAAARWDFAPTLPMSTYITSVLAGPYFKAEDHWSRTDDGGTRLDVPLALYCRASMAPSFDAAELFRLTKQGLEFFNQLFDYPYPWGKYDQAFVPEYNLGAMENPGLVTFTENYVFTSRAADSQYQGRANTLLHEMAHMWFGDLVTMHWWDDLWLKESFADYMGTLGVDRATDWDTAWVNFANNRKAWAYVQDQLPTTHPIVADIPDLEAAKQNFDGITYAKGASVLKQLVAYVGFDAFIAGSRQYFRDHEYGNTTLADLLGALAGSSGRDLTTWARQWLRTSGISTLSAELETAETADRTAILERVTLLQDAPDPVTGQQEPRPHRLRIGLYNFDAAGMLVRTDSVETDLAGGAEQITALSGKARPALLLVNDEDLSYAKVRLDPVSEATVRASLDRISDPMARALCWSALWNSARDGIVPASQYVDAVLRFASAESGIGVLVNILGNATMALEQYVPATEREGLRKSFAEGAARELYAAEPGSDQQLSWARTLATVSRTEGSQAALLRGLLDGSERVPGLAVDAELRWSLWHALAARGLATDQELDAELARDTTASGRAGHATALAARPEAAVKAAAWEAAVRGTGLSNQLLSATIAGFNTASEELLDPFVEPYFECLQKVWAERSIEIASRIVRGLYPGVRDLGPAGNPEDHPVLARTDHWLSEHADAPRALRRIIIEQRSHLHRSLAAQALSAGC